The nucleotide sequence aacggacctctggaacgaattaagttcgtaacccgaggtaccactgtatacccatatatcacaatatctgaaataaggatggagctacgtaGAGGCTTTTTTCCAGCACGGGTTTTTCCTGCATTGTCTTTTTTGCCGGCGCCTGCCCTTGTGATTCGCTgccccctgcaggaggcaggTGGCGAGCTGAGTCGGCAGAGTTAATgggctgcaggaatcgagagaagcattggctggcttcacggttttccccacattgtggtttttgcatagcgcgcgcacacacacacacacaccatgattcgcgatacagtcataccttggaagtcaaacggaatccgttccggaagtctgttcggcttccaaaactttcagaagccaaagcgcggcttctgattggctgcaggaagctcctgcagccaactggaagccgcgtcagatgttcagcttccaaagaacgttcgcaaaccgcaacactcacttccgggtttgcggcattcgggagccaaaacgttcgacttgcaaggcgttcgggatccaaggtatgactgtatattgcctggtcaaaaattatgaaaccagttTCATGCTATGGACTTAAAACCAGTTTTGGATGGTATATCGATATAACACCCAGCCCTAGTTGACTGTACAGAGCCTTGTTGCCTTGCAAATCTACTCAAATGATTCGAGAAGGTCCTGTAATAGCCTTAGTTTTTCTCTTCCCAATTCCAGTTTTCCATGTTTCCACAACCCTTTCCAAATGCTCCACAACTGATGCCCTCTGTTCTTTTTCTCTTCTAAATGGAACCATTCAGATTAATGCTGTTTTTTCACATATTCCATTCAATTGTTGGAGCTAAGCACTTGAATGGGGGGCAAGAGGAGCCATGCTGAGCTTTCTACTTCCATGCAAAGTCAATAGGACCACAttcagagctacatttcccagagtggtCTCATCACAGtcaatccttcttcacagggaactctgggaattttagctctgtgaaaggaaagGGGTACCATAGTGGTTTAAAATGCATGTCGTGAATGTGGTCCGTGTAGCTTAACTTGAGTGACACTGTCTTGTATTCGAGAAGCGACGTCCTATcattcttcctcttttctttcttctcagtTTTCAAGTGGTAAAGTCTTTACACAGCAAGTTATATGAAAGCAGAGGGAAGACAAGGTAAATATTAATTTGGTGGAGTGCAGTCAGGAAAGAGCACAATTGGAAAGAATTCTAGAATGAAAGTAAATGCTCGTCGAAAAAGGTGGATGTGTGGGTAGGGAAAGGCTAGGCATGTGATGTGCCTCCAAAAAAGTCAGTCACATatgtaggtctgtgaggggtctcctaacaactttcagcacccttaacaaactacagctcccagaattctttgagggaagacatggctgttaaaagtggtatcatagctCTTTTACTGCATGTTGTGGATGTTGCTATAATAATATGTGCTGTTGTTATTGAAATTATTTCAGGGGTTTAATAGAGtttatatagtcgtaccttggaagttgaatggaatccgttccagaagtccgctccacttccaaaacgttcggaaaccaaagcgcggcttctgattggctgcaggaagctcctgcggccaatcggaagccccgtcggacgttcaggttccaaagaatgttcgcaaagcggaacactcatttccgggtttgcggcattcaggagccaaaacgtccgagtaccaaggtgttcgggatccaaggtatgactgtatatgtacAAAGTTTTACTTCTAATGTTCTATAATTGTTTTTGAAcgcttgctttttttcttttagccaCCAGTCTCATCAAAGTTCAGGGACTATGGGAGTTGAGGTCAGATGGACAGCCACAGTTTCTCCACCTCTCCTCtaagcccagggtttcccaaacttgggtcgccagctgtttttttttggactacagttcccatcatccctgaacgctcatcctgctagctagggatgatgggagttgtagtccaaaagcagctggagacccaagtttgggagaccctgCTCTAAGCGATACGCAGTGACGTGGTACAAATTGTTTCATggaaccacagagttggaagggaccccaagggtcatcgggtgcgaccccctgcaatgcaggaataatttcTGATTTTAAGTTCTGCAAGGAATGGAGCAGCTCCCATCAGAAATGCATGTCCTTGCAAGTGAAGTGCTACAGTTCTTGTCTTGCCAGCTCCTTGCAGGAGCAGCCTTTAAGGCAGGAGCTGATAATATGCTGAACCCCTGGATGTTTGAAGTGCTTTAGTGAGTGGTTTTGGGGTTGAGCCCTCCACTTTCCCTAAGAGTGTCCCTTTCTCCTTTGGTAGGATGCCGGTAGTGCTTGTTGGCAATAAAGCTGATCTGTCTCTAGAAAGGTAAGAGCTTTGCCgtctccttgagagccagtgtggtgtagtggttaagagcggtagacttgtaatctggggaaccgggttcgcgtctccactcctccacatgcagctgctgggtgaccttgggctagtcacacttctctgaagtctctcagccccactcacctcacagagtgtttgttgtgggggaggaagggaaaggagaatgttagccgctttgagactccttcgggtagtgataaagcgggatatcaaatccaaactcctcctcctcctcctcctcctcctcctcttcttcttcttcttcttcttctcctgcctgAGAACTAGGGTGGataatcaatgatttaaaaaaaaaaagcagggttttgtttgtttgttttaatcatatttttaatttaaatcggattttcaaaataaaatgcttttggaggaaaaaatcttttttaaaagatagttttctatttaagttacattatagtccaaaggctattcatcaggaaataaggatttgttttaagtttttcatgtgtgctaaaactcacatcagttaacaaacatgggtGCATATGCTATGATGTTGTTGtcttagttaaataaattgtttaaattcttattaaggaaatgattgtttttctccttctaataaagtgcagcagaaaagttgtccaaatagaaacaacaatttaataattatctgtctatgtatttctaatagtataaccaaatcagtgatttttttttatataactgtagaaactactctggaaatttattattccaaaaatgaaaccttcatctggttgtaaatattaagattataccagtaAGGAGGAGTCTTcctgtaaaaaaaatgatttgaatcaagtcttactgactagtgatttaaatcaagtcttactgactagtgatttaaatcgatttgatttaaatcaaatccatgcTGCTGAGAACATACAGCCTGAGCCTTAAGGATGGGACCTGGTTGTCTCTTTTCAGACACCGGGCAGAAAACCAGCCATATTGGGATTGGGGAGGTTAATTTTTTTGTGGTTAAATTTTTGATCTCTTAGAACAAACGTTGTTTCTTTAAGCCTCTCACCAGGATCACATGCAACTTCCCTTAACTGAAGATAGTTTCTATTATCATTccttgatgatgataataatgggagggtgtttttttgggttgttttCATGTATTCTCTTACACTAGGTATGCTTGCGCACGCCTTGCCACAGTATCAATGGTGCATTGTGTGATCCGACCCCTATCTTCTTGCTGGGCTCCAATCTTGCCGTATTCCTAACATTCATAACATTCCAGAGTAGAATTCTGCCTTGAATAGGCCCCTGTTGTAAGCGCCAAAGGAGTCTGTTGGTTCCTGATTCTAGGGATCAGGGTCACGCGTTTCTGAAATGTAAAACATTTCTACATCAAAACGGGACTCTTGAGGTTGACATAGGGGGAAATCCAGCATTTTGGTtttttgtgggattttttttttttttaaaggaggcttCTAGTCCTCGTGGAGGCAATAAAAGTTTTCGGAACACATCTGTGTTAATCAAAAGCTTTGAATGTACGGTAAATGAGAACTGGGCAGGGATGGGAACAAGTTTATTCTTTAAATACAATATATTGCAAgccaaatgttttaaataattctgTATTTGTTCAAATGTTTCCAATAACACACCCACACTTTTTAATGCATGCAGAGGAGTAataataatcatcacaataattttattatttacaccctgcccgttctggctgtgtttccccagccactctgggtggcttacagcactgtctgatttattttaattattttcgcTAGTCCCAGATCCTCAGCACCAGGTGTCTCAAATTACAACCTGTAAAACATAATGGTGGCCTGGTGTGTCCCCTGTTTTCActcccctttgtgtgtgtgttttagccgTCAGGTGAAGACTGATGAAGGCAGGAAGCTTGCCGATTCCTGGGGCGCCGTGTTCTTGGAATCCTCAGCAAAAGAAAACCAGGTGCGATACCTGAGGTCTACAGGGTACTGAGTGTCACTTTCTGATGTCCACAGaaacctccccttcttcctccagTGGTTTGAGCATTGCcatggctttgtttttgatgTGGAATTAGcaggtggcttctgtttcagcttCCAGAATTTCAGAGCCCCTGTTTCTAGGAACGAGCAGTTTCCTTGCTTATTCCTTACTGCCTGTCAAACGGGTGGCGccgtgatctaaaccactgagcctcttgggcttgcctatcagaaggtcggcggttcaaatcctcatgacggggtgagctcccattgctctgtcccagctcctgccaacctagcatttcgaaagcatgccagtgcaagtagataaataggtaccgctgcggcgggaaggtaaacggcgtttccgtgcgctctggtttccgtcacagtgttccgttgcaccagaagcggtttagtcatgctggccgcatgacccggaaagctgtctgtggacaaacgccggttccctcggcctgaaagcgagacgagcgctgTAACCCCGTAGTCGcttttgaccggacttaaccgtccaggggtcctttaccttttctgccTGTCATAAGATAATTGCAAAGGTAGGTGCAGGTGTAATCTCAAGTGCTTCCAGTAGTAGAAGGGAGACTTCCCCCTGGCCCAGGCACCTTGCCAAGGAACACATAAAACAGGGATAGAGAGCTTATCCAAACCCACCCACCATGTTGCTAGACTCCTATAATCCACGACCGTGCCTGCTGGGGCTCATTGGAGCTGAGCAGCATCCAGCGGCCGACAGGTTTGCCATCTTTGCAAACCTCAAAAGGATCCTTCCCATCCTCAGAATGTCAGAGACTGGACTGAGGAGCTCCCCCtttttcctgaaccttcccaagggcaggaggacagtacagtggcaccttgtgtTACGGACAGGATCCGTACCAGAGGCCCGTCCGTAATGTGAAAAGCCCGCAACttgaagcgccgtgtctgcacatgcgcgagcggcgaaacccagaagtaacccatatcggtacttccgggttgccgtggGATGCAAgatgaaaacacgcaacctgatgCGGACGTAACATGTGGTATGACTGTATTGAtttagaatagtggtttgcagaatagtggtttgcagaagggcatagtccaGAGAGGAAAAccgggaaatactgggtgaggagcAGCTAGAAGAGATAACAGTAGGATacagacagctggcagattcagtgtccttggacagtATTCCTGAAGCCCcccttccaacaacaacaacaattatttttttataccctgtccatctggttGCAACAGCAACAAGCGTAGAATTACCTGACATaagagtgacgtagattaatgggGATGGAGGGGGTAAACCTTTACTGGGAGTAACGCCATTTTTTAGCATGATTATTAAAGAACTTATTTGGTAAGAACGCTCCTTTCATTTGGTCTGCTTAATTACTGCCACCGGGGGAGGCatctgattccccgaagcctgacaaaAGCAGCAGAGGTCCACTTCTGCTCTTGGGTAACCCAGGTGCGTTTTGCCTTTCTGTGCCTCGCAGATGACCCAAGGTGTCTTCACCAGGATCATTGAGGAAATCGATCGTGTGGACAACTCCTACGGCGAACAGCGCGGCTGCATCCTGATGTGACGGTGCTCCTTTTCCCTGCCGGAAGCCGTtctggtggtgggagggggggtgtcGAGAGAGTCAGGCCAACTCAGGGCAGGCATCGCAACTCCCGAGAGGCCCTGAAGAGCAGGTCTGGAATAGCTTACGGGtaatccacacacaaacacagtatACCTCATTGCTCGTCCTCTATACAAGACGTCTACGTTTTGCACATTCGTTTGCTGGAAGCAatctatgtatgtatatgtgtatatgtatgtatgtatatatatatatagatcgatagatatagatatgtatTGCCAAATGTTTACAGAACCGGGAGGGTGTGGGAGCACAACAGGATCTATTTATGTTTTTTGACGGAGGAGCTCTTCTGTATatttataaccatttaattaatAGGCGCACAAGTTTACACACATAGGTGTCTGTTCACTATTCGGCGTAAAGGAGAGGCAGCTGAATGTTATTTTTTCTCGGTGGGATGCATTGAGGGGGCCGGTTCTCTGGTCTGTAGTTCTCCTTCCGTGGCAACTGTGAACTCTTGTCCCGGGAATGCGGTTGGGTTTTTCAGTCGTGCCTCTTGCAAGTCGTTGCCTTATTTTTGGCGGGGTGAGATTTCGGGCTGCAGACTGGATCCAAAAGTGGATTATTTTCCTCAGCTTCCATTGGAGCGCTGGGAGGCGTGAAGTGGCCATTAAGTCAACAAGGCCCACTAAACtttataatgataatgataataatgataataatatatctatatatatgcaACTAAAAGCAAAGTTCTTTAGGGGCCAGATAGAGGGGGGAAACCTCTGAGTTGGTCATACCTATTCAGATGCTATTGCATGTACTTTCTCTCTAAAGCAAGAGGAAGCCCCCTAGCTTAGTATAATGAACAAAGGTAAAACACAAGAGGTTGCTCTGAACCCTTAAAATGTCCCATGCCTTGCTTGCAACTGTGCGTATCTTTTGGCGGTTCTCCAAAGCAACGCAAATGCTTTGGTTAGGAAGATCTTCCGTTAACACTGATGAGTGAGATGCAATGATTTTGTTTCCTGTTACTGGACGGGGAAAGCACTTGTGCCTCTTTCCTGGACGCGTATTTTTGATTCCCAAGGAGGAAATGCAAACTGAGAATGTCCCAGCTGGGGAGAAAGGATTTGGCTGGATGCATCTCCATAAAATACTGCTGGGCTTATAGGACCATGTGGACGTGTTTTCTCCAAAGTTGCCTGTGTCTGCTCTCCCTGAGCAGCCTTTAGCCTGGGTTCAGGCATCACAGGGCAACCCTGAATGTAGTGAGatgttagtatttttttttttaaaggaggctcTTAAATGAATTCCATTCCGTGGGATCTAAGAAAttggctgccctcctcctcctccctctagaCTGAGCACAAACAGCACAGCTGTGACTCTCCTCTGGTGCCTTTTCCTCTGCTTCTCTGTCGACAGGACCAAGCAGGAAGCACTTGGGCAACTAACTTGAAGTAGGCTAGGAGCTGTAGGGGACGCAAACTGTAGTCTTTTGCCACAACCACCCTGAAACGCAAAGGCAGGGCTGGGACAGCACAGACTCTGGGAATGACCTTTGTCTCAGGGGTGGGAAGCCTGTCCAGAAGTTGGACTCCGGTTCCCATTGGtctcagccagtatggccagtggccagggggGGTGATGGGAGGGGTAAAAAGTTAGTGACCCTGTCTCTACAGTTGAAGCACAATATGCTATGGTTGAGAGAAAGTGGAGGAAACTTTGCAGGTATCTCGGGCATAGTTGGCCGGGCGCGTATTCTTGGTTTATCGTAGTGTCTGCAGCGGAGAAGCTTAAACTTTTGGGGGAGCTGTTCCCTGCCAACAGCCACCTCCtgatgggatttgaacccaggaccctgagtGTGAAGTCCAGCATTTGCAGggttgtttaaaatatatatgtaaaaaaaataaaaatttaaatgttGGTGTATGTTCCTCTTCCCGAGATGCGTTATTTTCagggaaaaaaaatctgataGGGGGTTATTTCTCCATTATGGTGCTTAAGTTATCAGAAACGCGAGTGGGTGGACTCTGATTTTGACGAAGCCACTAGATTGTTCCTCGTAGGGCAGAGACTATGCAGAGTCTGGCTTTATAAAAGGACGTGGCCTCGGAAGGCTACGGAGCATTGCTTGGCATGCTGTTAATTCAGTGTTGAATAGTTTGGCGAGTGTTAACTGTTGTGTTTAGAGCATCACTGTTGGGTACAGCGAGTCTGCATTTCATAAGACTCCTCTTTCTACCTGGTGCTCTGATCTGGTTCCcttgtttcattgccctcttTGGGAAATAATTTGGGGACACTGAATTCCTCAGCCTTTTTAGCGGGGTCTACCCAGTGGCCGC is from Lacerta agilis isolate rLacAgi1 chromosome 2, rLacAgi1.pri, whole genome shotgun sequence and encodes:
- the RHEBL1 gene encoding GTPase RhebL1 isoform X1, with product MPLVRYRKVVILGYRSVGKTSLAHQFIDGEFLECYDPTVESTYNKMLMLGKDEFHLQLVDTAGQDEYTILPHSFTIGIHGYVLVYSVTSLKSFQVVKSLHSKLYESRGKTRMPVVLVGNKADLSLESRQVKTDEGRKLADSWGAVFLESSAKENQMTQGVFTRIIEEIDRVDNSYGEQRGCILM